In Alteromonas naphthalenivorans, one DNA window encodes the following:
- a CDS encoding SDR family NAD(P)-dependent oxidoreductase yields MDSLLDFSNKVILITGAGSGFGRLLAEGLGSRGAKLVLSDINEENLAACRADVASYTDVVTKAGDIASEALNKALVELAKDKFGRLDIAINNAGIAHVPAPMHEMTEEIIDLQFAVNVKGVMFGMKYQLPQMLSQKQGHILNVSSLAGLGGAPKGGAYAAAKHAVAGVTRTAAVEYGRKNVRVNAVCPFYSPTNILNVDGYNTKEAQAQLGMGSPMKRLGEPQEIVNAMILMLSPGNSYMNGQTIAVDGGVTAW; encoded by the coding sequence ATGGATTCATTGTTAGATTTTAGCAACAAAGTGATATTGATCACCGGCGCGGGCAGCGGTTTTGGCCGCTTATTAGCAGAAGGTTTAGGAAGCCGAGGTGCCAAGCTGGTGCTATCGGATATTAACGAAGAAAACTTAGCAGCATGTCGCGCTGACGTTGCAAGCTATACTGACGTAGTCACCAAAGCAGGCGATATTGCCAGCGAGGCATTAAACAAAGCTTTGGTGGAGTTGGCAAAAGACAAGTTTGGTCGTTTAGATATCGCCATCAACAATGCGGGCATTGCTCATGTGCCTGCCCCTATGCATGAAATGACCGAAGAGATAATAGACCTTCAGTTTGCTGTGAACGTAAAAGGCGTGATGTTTGGTATGAAGTACCAATTGCCACAAATGTTGTCGCAAAAGCAAGGGCATATCTTAAACGTGAGTTCACTTGCTGGATTAGGCGGGGCTCCAAAAGGTGGCGCTTATGCTGCTGCCAAACATGCGGTTGCTGGCGTGACTCGAACTGCTGCTGTTGAATATGGACGTAAGAATGTACGGGTAAATGCAGTGTGCCCTTTTTATAGCCCTACCAATATTTTAAATGTGGATGGTTACAACACCAAAGAGGCGCAAGCCCAACTAGGTATGGGAAGCCCAATGAAACGGTTAGGCGAGCCTCAAGAAATTGTGAATGCCATGATCCTCATGTTGTCCCCCGGTAACAGCTATATGAATGGACAAACTATTGCGGTAGATGGCGGGGTAACAGCATGGTAA
- a CDS encoding SGNH/GDSL hydrolase family protein, producing the protein MLVQGLLVRKKTLKLPEPTGKRVGCCQCASNASNKVHLKGDAHSGVPVSCQQIKAPLALLIAGDSAAAGVGVSTQEQALSGWLINSLSENFCVNWELKAKTGVNSTDLLSMLQRAKPNRDPTYDANSTSLSTITSTHSFDTPLQCRSFDVAVISIGVNDVTGFTSLRRWRSNVTQIIEILKARYQCRLVVFTALPPMHEFPALPQPLRWVLGQRAKYLNTALLKLVNKYHGVNVLTLTLNPIGNDQSDNTLKYMAEDGFHPQVAGYQLWSNAVVKLVNEELDELVGKNSNVG; encoded by the coding sequence TTGCTAGTACAAGGCCTGCTGGTAAGGAAAAAAACGCTCAAATTACCGGAACCTACCGGTAAAAGAGTGGGTTGCTGCCAGTGCGCTAGCAATGCCTCCAACAAGGTGCATCTTAAAGGCGATGCGCATAGCGGCGTTCCGGTAAGCTGTCAGCAAATAAAGGCTCCCTTGGCGTTGCTTATTGCGGGAGATTCCGCTGCCGCTGGCGTGGGTGTATCTACTCAAGAACAAGCACTGTCTGGCTGGTTAATTAACAGTTTGTCGGAAAACTTTTGCGTTAATTGGGAATTAAAGGCCAAGACAGGGGTTAACAGTACGGATTTGTTATCCATGTTGCAGCGGGCTAAACCCAACCGTGATCCTACGTATGATGCTAATTCAACGTCCCTCTCAACAATCACTTCTACCCATAGTTTCGACACGCCTCTTCAATGCAGATCGTTCGACGTGGCGGTTATTTCAATAGGGGTAAATGATGTAACGGGTTTTACGTCCTTGCGCCGGTGGCGTAGTAATGTCACGCAAATAATCGAAATACTAAAAGCGCGATACCAGTGCAGGTTGGTGGTATTTACCGCACTGCCTCCTATGCACGAATTTCCCGCGCTACCCCAACCGTTACGTTGGGTGTTAGGGCAAAGAGCGAAGTACCTCAATACCGCCTTGCTTAAGCTGGTGAACAAATATCATGGGGTTAACGTACTCACACTAACCTTAAACCCAATAGGTAATGATCAATCAGACAACACGCTCAAATACATGGCTGAAGATGGCTTTCATCCGCAAGTTGCAGGCTATCAATTGTGGTCTAACGCTGTTGTGAAGTTAGTGAACGAAGAACTTGATGAATTGGTCGGTAAAAATAGCAATGTTGGTTGA
- a CDS encoding TonB-dependent receptor, with product MKKLLPKHTLVALGVSLGIAASCTPSLAYSQDSALEHITVQAQKTSQNLQEVPVAVTALSGDDLIETVVKDVFDLQNYVPAFGAFQNQSVTNSGFSIRGIGTSSQNFGFESSVGLYVDGVYRSRQNALINDLVDIAAIEVLRGPQGTLFGKNTAAGAMTLTSVAPSHTDTDGFVEVLAGNDSLLRVSAGASFSLVDDILAMRISGFKTDGDGYITDATSGQSLNNKNRSAIKAQWLYTPTKSVSVRIIADYGELNERCCGALTWQNNFQANDIPGKFGTDALLSQPTFNATIYSNDDFFDFTTSLSQPPISKMEDKGVSGQIEVALNEQWSLVGITAYRAFDSIDIVDTDFSDADLLTATNDAKQQSFSQELRLHYKSDKIRGLVGAYYFSQNLDLTFNTTTQSAFDSFFSIAGAELLPLANAIDGLSAATGGLIAPSGVAAPSNTVFMHTANQEQDSVAFFAQADWLLSDTITLTTGMRFTDEKKSIAGRYTEQGPGIDGLSGAPESRPNIGAAVTALNDIGVALNTGTAISPTSLNALAPFQQAGWGYFFLGSSAVLPRPDLNEAIDDSQLTGTIKLAYQANKNQLIYASLASGYKAGGTNTDRILPSLDATFEAEKARSAEIGLKQDWPDYGVRVNVAAHYSTIEDFQATTFTGTGFNLQNAGDIHVKGLELETTWLMSANTELQLIASRTLANFDTFKQGTCWVAYSWHTGIDDPGRASPADPYCARDGDRVGFEPQNSLSIMLNHHFLVASYDATISADYQYTGEVYLDDSNDPYKQSGSYEIINARLSLQLEEWDTEIIVWARNLLDEEYIARSGFDVPVQEGKLMAYPGAPRSYGISVRNRF from the coding sequence ATGAAAAAATTGCTGCCCAAGCACACTCTCGTCGCACTAGGTGTCTCATTAGGTATTGCGGCGAGTTGCACACCTTCACTTGCTTACAGCCAAGATAGCGCCTTAGAGCATATCACCGTTCAGGCACAAAAAACGTCACAAAATTTACAGGAAGTCCCTGTTGCCGTGACCGCCCTTTCCGGCGACGATTTAATTGAAACCGTGGTGAAAGACGTCTTTGATTTGCAAAACTATGTGCCTGCATTTGGTGCGTTTCAAAATCAAAGCGTGACTAATTCAGGGTTTTCCATCCGCGGTATTGGCACATCATCACAAAATTTCGGCTTCGAATCTTCTGTGGGCTTATATGTGGACGGGGTTTATCGTTCACGGCAAAATGCCCTTATCAACGATTTAGTTGATATTGCTGCTATCGAAGTACTGCGCGGCCCCCAAGGCACCCTATTTGGTAAAAATACTGCAGCAGGTGCAATGACGCTTACCTCTGTGGCGCCAAGTCATACTGATACTGACGGATTTGTAGAAGTATTGGCGGGTAATGATTCATTATTAAGGGTAAGCGCTGGTGCTTCGTTCTCGTTGGTTGATGATATATTAGCCATGCGTATTTCAGGCTTTAAAACCGATGGTGATGGCTATATTACCGATGCCACTTCTGGGCAAAGTTTAAATAACAAAAACCGCTCAGCCATAAAGGCTCAGTGGCTTTATACGCCAACAAAAAGCGTGAGCGTTCGCATTATCGCCGATTACGGTGAATTAAATGAGCGTTGTTGCGGTGCACTTACTTGGCAAAATAATTTTCAGGCAAATGACATTCCTGGTAAATTTGGCACCGATGCGTTGTTATCTCAGCCCACCTTTAACGCCACCATTTACAGTAATGACGATTTCTTCGATTTCACCACGTCGTTGTCCCAACCCCCTATTTCAAAAATGGAAGATAAAGGCGTTTCGGGGCAAATTGAGGTAGCCCTTAATGAGCAATGGTCTTTGGTAGGTATTACGGCTTATCGCGCCTTTGACAGCATAGATATTGTAGATACTGATTTTTCAGATGCGGATCTGTTAACTGCCACTAACGACGCAAAACAACAGTCTTTCTCTCAAGAATTAAGACTGCATTATAAAAGCGATAAAATTCGTGGCCTTGTGGGAGCCTATTACTTTAGTCAAAATTTAGATCTAACCTTTAACACCACGACACAGTCGGCTTTCGATAGCTTTTTTAGCATTGCAGGTGCTGAATTACTTCCTTTAGCAAATGCGATTGATGGACTTAGTGCGGCCACTGGCGGGTTAATAGCCCCTTCTGGGGTGGCAGCACCAAGCAATACCGTATTTATGCACACGGCAAATCAAGAACAAGACAGTGTTGCATTTTTTGCCCAAGCTGACTGGTTGCTGTCTGACACAATCACCTTGACGACTGGCATGCGTTTTACCGATGAAAAGAAGTCGATAGCTGGCCGGTACACCGAACAAGGCCCAGGTATTGATGGCTTGAGCGGCGCTCCCGAAAGCAGGCCCAATATAGGTGCTGCGGTAACAGCGTTAAATGATATTGGCGTAGCGCTCAATACTGGTACTGCAATTAGTCCAACCTCGCTAAATGCCCTAGCGCCTTTTCAACAGGCGGGATGGGGGTATTTTTTCTTGGGTTCATCAGCGGTACTGCCACGACCTGATTTAAACGAAGCAATAGATGATAGCCAGTTAACGGGCACGATAAAGCTTGCTTATCAGGCCAATAAAAACCAACTAATTTATGCCAGCTTAGCCTCTGGTTATAAAGCAGGCGGCACTAATACTGATCGTATTTTACCGTCTTTAGATGCCACTTTTGAGGCCGAAAAAGCGCGTAGTGCAGAAATAGGCTTGAAACAGGATTGGCCTGATTATGGTGTGCGGGTAAATGTTGCGGCGCATTATTCAACCATTGAAGATTTTCAAGCCACCACTTTCACAGGTACCGGTTTTAACCTGCAAAACGCAGGCGACATTCATGTGAAGGGACTGGAGCTTGAAACCACTTGGTTAATGAGTGCAAACACGGAACTTCAGCTTATTGCATCACGCACGTTAGCCAATTTTGATACCTTCAAACAAGGTACATGTTGGGTGGCCTATTCATGGCATACGGGTATTGACGATCCGGGCCGTGCGTCACCTGCCGACCCGTATTGTGCACGAGACGGTGACAGAGTGGGTTTTGAGCCTCAAAATAGCCTTTCAATTATGCTAAACCATCATTTTTTAGTAGCGAGTTACGACGCCACAATAAGCGCAGATTATCAGTATACAGGGGAAGTATATTTGGATGATTCCAACGACCCCTATAAACAGTCTGGTTCATACGAGATTATTAATGCACGACTTTCACTTCAGCTTGAGGAATGGGACACCGAAATTATTGTATGGGCTCGAAACCTTTTGGATGAAGAATATATCGCTAGAAGTGGTTTTGATGTGCCAGTGCAAGAAGGAAAACTGATGGCCTACCCAGGCGCACCTCGCTCCTATGGTATATCGGTAAGAAATCGTTTTTAA
- a CDS encoding phosphotransferase family protein: MATHTLDIETLNHYLNKACPEIGTVLSAEKFSGGQSNPTFKLNADSGVYVLRRQPPGKLLKSAHAVDREYRVINALSNTEVPVPKVYHLCEDADIIGSMFYIMAYVEGTIYWNSALPEVESPKTRGAMYDEMNRVLAVMHSVDIEAAGLTSYGKPGSYFSRQLSRWTQQYRASELEHVEDIEQLITYLEENLPEDDGQIALVHGDFRLDNMMFDMSNLDAPKVIAVLDWELSTLGHPYADLAYQCMQLRLPSDIAHASGLGGLDRDALGIPSEEEYVDAYCKRRGIDKIDNWTFYLAFSFFRLAAILQGVVKRAHDGNASSDKAMQLGAMVRPLAQIANKTIHQNS; encoded by the coding sequence GTGGCTACGCACACGCTAGATATAGAAACGCTAAATCACTACCTAAATAAGGCGTGCCCAGAAATAGGCACGGTGTTGTCGGCAGAGAAATTCTCAGGTGGGCAATCTAACCCTACGTTTAAACTAAATGCTGATTCTGGCGTTTACGTGCTGCGTCGCCAACCGCCGGGGAAACTGCTTAAGTCTGCCCATGCAGTTGACCGCGAGTATCGCGTTATCAATGCGCTAAGTAATACAGAAGTACCTGTGCCTAAGGTTTATCACTTGTGTGAAGATGCCGACATCATTGGCAGTATGTTTTACATTATGGCCTACGTTGAAGGCACCATTTATTGGAACAGCGCTTTACCGGAAGTAGAGAGCCCGAAAACTCGGGGCGCTATGTACGATGAAATGAACCGCGTGCTGGCAGTGATGCACAGTGTTGATATTGAAGCCGCTGGGTTAACAAGTTACGGCAAGCCAGGAAGTTACTTTTCTCGCCAGTTAAGCCGGTGGACTCAGCAATACCGTGCTTCTGAGCTTGAGCATGTTGAAGATATTGAGCAGCTTATTACTTATTTAGAAGAAAATTTGCCTGAAGATGATGGGCAAATAGCCTTGGTTCATGGCGATTTTAGGTTAGATAATATGATGTTTGATATGTCTAACCTTGATGCACCTAAAGTCATTGCGGTGCTTGATTGGGAGCTGTCTACCTTAGGGCACCCGTATGCCGATTTAGCCTATCAATGCATGCAGCTGCGTTTACCGAGTGACATTGCCCACGCTTCCGGTTTGGGTGGATTAGATCGAGACGCGTTAGGAATTCCTAGTGAAGAAGAATACGTAGATGCATATTGCAAGCGACGGGGTATCGACAAGATAGACAACTGGACGTTTTACCTCGCGTTTAGTTTTTTCCGTTTAGCAGCCATCCTGCAAGGGGTAGTAAAGCGTGCACATGATGGAAACGCATCAAGCGACAAGGCAATGCAGTTAGGCGCTATGGTGCGCCCTCTGGCACAAATTGCGAATAAAACGATTCATCAAAACAGCTAA
- a CDS encoding XdhC family protein: MSNQLIHLLAQWHPLKDAHQWVLGLIYKTEGSCYRKAGAVMLFSNAGHQLGVLSGGCLESDINKQAQRVMQDGKHRTAVYDDNDEEDIAFKLGVGCGGVVHLALLPVTSDNHYLQLHTVYSYLVSGQPCLWKQEVNGELSSSVSVCDNQQASNSEQADNTTRVKPEAKKTAALLDTQNGKCFLTVPCEPPPHLLIVGGGYDATFVVKMAVQQGWSVSVWDPRPAQARVEHFGDANFIVESTEVEALNLHVAEHNIDAAVLMSHHRQIDSNALSMLSRYPLKYVAMLGPIHRKEEMFALAGVKESDFKGFFASPAGFNIGGDLPESIALSIIAQCHAVLANKFPTLK, encoded by the coding sequence ATGAGTAATCAGCTAATACACCTTTTAGCCCAGTGGCATCCGCTAAAGGATGCCCACCAGTGGGTGCTGGGGCTTATATATAAGACGGAAGGCTCTTGTTACAGGAAAGCGGGGGCTGTCATGTTGTTCAGCAATGCTGGGCATCAACTAGGTGTGTTAAGTGGTGGCTGCCTTGAATCAGACATTAACAAACAAGCCCAGCGGGTAATGCAAGATGGTAAGCATCGTACAGCAGTTTACGATGATAACGATGAAGAAGACATTGCCTTTAAACTAGGTGTAGGCTGCGGCGGGGTTGTACATTTAGCGCTGTTACCTGTAACTAGTGATAATCACTATTTACAGTTACATACTGTGTATTCATATTTGGTGAGCGGGCAACCTTGTTTATGGAAGCAAGAAGTTAATGGCGAACTTTCCTCCTCAGTTAGCGTTTGCGACAACCAGCAAGCGAGTAACAGCGAACAGGCTGACAACACCACTCGTGTGAAGCCTGAAGCTAAAAAAACGGCCGCTTTACTTGATACCCAAAACGGTAAGTGCTTTCTAACAGTACCTTGTGAACCGCCTCCACACCTACTTATTGTTGGCGGTGGATACGATGCCACTTTTGTGGTGAAGATGGCAGTGCAGCAAGGGTGGTCGGTGAGCGTATGGGATCCTAGGCCAGCACAGGCAAGGGTAGAGCACTTCGGTGATGCTAACTTTATTGTCGAGTCGACAGAAGTCGAAGCACTGAATTTGCATGTCGCAGAACACAATATCGATGCAGCGGTGTTGATGTCTCATCACCGACAAATAGACAGTAATGCCTTATCAATGTTATCTCGGTACCCGCTGAAGTACGTGGCCATGTTAGGGCCTATTCACCGTAAAGAAGAAATGTTCGCGTTAGCTGGGGTTAAAGAAAGTGATTTTAAAGGCTTCTTCGCCAGCCCAGCTGGGTTTAATATCGGTGGCGACTTGCCAGAAAGCATCGCGTTGTCGATTATTGCTCAGTGCCATGCAGTACTGGCAAACAAATTTCCGACATTAAAGTAG
- a CDS encoding histidine phosphatase family protein → MTDIYLVRHGQASFGAANYDKLSDLGAQQSQWLGHYFKQRDITFDSVFMGDMVRHRETAEGIAKGIGSLPEANINSELNEFNFQAVATAFLTRYPDQKVPEGASRAEYYRLLKKAMLAWAADELDHNLLDESWAGFEDRVATMLGALQTTEAKRVLVVSSGGAIAMMLKHILGYDAPTVINMNLQIRNASFSQCFANTRGVHLNNFNSVPHLDVVDRLHAVTYS, encoded by the coding sequence ATGACTGACATCTATCTAGTACGCCACGGACAAGCATCTTTTGGCGCAGCAAACTACGACAAGCTCAGCGATTTAGGCGCGCAGCAGTCACAGTGGCTCGGGCACTATTTCAAGCAGCGTGATATTACTTTCGATAGCGTTTTTATGGGTGACATGGTGCGCCACAGAGAAACCGCCGAAGGTATTGCCAAAGGAATAGGTTCTTTACCTGAAGCGAACATCAACAGCGAATTGAACGAATTTAATTTTCAGGCTGTGGCAACAGCATTTTTAACCCGATATCCAGATCAAAAAGTGCCAGAAGGTGCGTCTCGAGCAGAATATTACCGGTTGCTTAAAAAAGCCATGCTGGCATGGGCAGCTGATGAACTCGACCATAACTTATTGGATGAGAGTTGGGCAGGCTTCGAAGATAGGGTTGCTACTATGCTGGGCGCGCTTCAAACCACAGAGGCTAAGCGAGTCTTAGTAGTGAGTTCAGGTGGTGCAATTGCCATGATGTTAAAACACATACTCGGATACGACGCTCCAACGGTTATTAACATGAACTTGCAGATCAGAAATGCGAGTTTTTCTCAGTGCTTCGCGAATACTCGTGGCGTGCATTTGAACAATTTCAACAGCGTACCACATTTAGATGTTGTGGATAGATTGCACGCTGTGACATACAGCTAA
- a CDS encoding lactoylglutathione lyase produces the protein MDVDHIKVFIPSKDYEVSKRFYSQIGFKGEFVSDALTLFENGDCQFFLQNFYSEDLAKNFMLQVCVLDIETAHSLCKKATDKLKISDVSIETWGKVFYLWGPSGELLHITELRKT, from the coding sequence ATGGACGTTGACCACATTAAAGTATTCATTCCCAGTAAAGATTACGAAGTATCGAAACGGTTTTACTCCCAAATTGGCTTTAAAGGTGAATTTGTTTCCGATGCGTTAACCTTATTTGAAAATGGCGATTGCCAATTTTTTTTACAGAACTTCTACAGTGAAGATTTGGCGAAAAACTTTATGCTGCAGGTTTGTGTACTGGATATTGAAACAGCACATTCATTATGTAAAAAAGCTACCGATAAGCTTAAGATTTCGGATGTTTCTATAGAAACGTGGGGGAAGGTATTTTATCTATGGGGGCCAAGCGGCGAACTATTACATATTACTGAGCTTAGAAAAACTTAG
- a CDS encoding NADPH:quinone oxidoreductase family protein, whose translation MKAIVCEAFGPIDDLKCKEIDDPVVKPGHVVVNVEAAGVNFPDGLLVQGLYQMKPPCPFVPGNEVAGVVAEVGEGVKHISVGQRVIALSNLGGFAEKVLVPATHVMPLPDPIDVKEGAALVTAHATAHHALKQRAKIQPGETLVVTGAAGGTGLAAVQIGKEMGARVIAVCSTGEKLALAKEHGADILINYKEKNLKDAIKEATDGKGADVVYECVGGDTFHACSRSMAWEGRLLVVGFAGGEIPQFPVNLSLVKGYSVVGVFWGSFTQHDPKGFAANMQELLTWYVQGKVKVVVDEALPMERATEAMAKVMNREVKGKMVITP comes from the coding sequence ATGAAAGCGATTGTATGTGAAGCATTCGGACCAATAGACGATTTAAAATGCAAAGAAATTGATGACCCAGTAGTTAAGCCAGGTCACGTAGTCGTTAACGTAGAAGCGGCTGGTGTAAATTTCCCTGATGGGCTACTTGTACAAGGTTTATATCAAATGAAACCGCCATGCCCCTTTGTGCCAGGAAATGAAGTGGCTGGTGTGGTAGCCGAAGTGGGTGAAGGCGTAAAGCATATTAGTGTAGGCCAGCGCGTTATTGCATTATCTAATCTAGGTGGCTTTGCCGAAAAAGTACTGGTACCTGCTACGCATGTTATGCCACTACCGGATCCTATCGATGTGAAAGAAGGTGCAGCATTAGTGACTGCCCATGCTACTGCCCATCATGCACTAAAACAGCGTGCTAAAATTCAACCGGGTGAAACGCTTGTGGTCACGGGGGCGGCTGGTGGTACTGGCTTAGCGGCAGTGCAAATTGGTAAAGAAATGGGGGCAAGGGTTATAGCCGTTTGTTCTACCGGAGAAAAGCTTGCATTAGCCAAAGAGCATGGCGCAGATATACTTATTAATTACAAAGAAAAGAACTTAAAAGATGCTATTAAAGAAGCCACCGACGGCAAAGGCGCCGATGTGGTTTACGAATGCGTTGGTGGCGACACATTCCACGCTTGTAGCCGCAGTATGGCGTGGGAAGGGCGATTGCTTGTAGTTGGCTTTGCAGGCGGTGAAATTCCTCAATTCCCTGTGAACTTATCGTTAGTAAAAGGCTACTCGGTAGTAGGCGTATTTTGGGGGTCGTTTACGCAGCACGATCCAAAAGGGTTTGCTGCTAACATGCAAGAGCTTTTAACCTGGTATGTGCAAGGTAAAGTGAAAGTAGTGGTAGATGAGGCCTTACCTATGGAGCGTGCCACTGAAGCCATGGCTAAAGTGATGAACCGTGAAGTAAAAGGTAAAATGGTTATTACGCCGTAG
- a CDS encoding acyl-CoA dehydrogenase family protein, whose protein sequence is MNFEYNERTQTLLKQLRAFMQEEVYPIEKEYVHAVENGENRWQTPVMMQTLKQRAKDAGLWNLFLPEEYKPYGAGLSNAEYAPLCEEMGRVLFSSEIFNCSAPDTGNMEVLAKYGNEEQKKQWLEPLLNGEIRSAFAMTEPAVASSDATNIETSITRDGDEYVINGRKWYTSGAMNENCKIMVVMGKTDFEAARHQQQSQILVPMDTKGVSIVRPMAAMGYFDEPVGHAEVLFDNVRVPVSNLLLGEGRGFEIAQGRLGPGRIHHCMRLIGCAQRALDLACERVEQRVAFGKPLSKQQSVRESIAQMHCDIEQARLLTLKAADKMDRYGNKVSRDIIAAIKIVAPKMACKVIDEAIQMHGAAGTSQDYALSAMYAYARTIRLADGPDQVHMMQLGRNLIAEKNA, encoded by the coding sequence ATGAACTTTGAATATAATGAAAGAACACAAACGCTTTTAAAGCAATTAAGAGCCTTTATGCAAGAAGAAGTGTATCCAATTGAAAAGGAATATGTTCACGCGGTAGAAAATGGTGAAAATCGTTGGCAAACCCCCGTTATGATGCAAACCCTCAAGCAACGCGCTAAAGACGCGGGCCTGTGGAACCTTTTCCTACCTGAGGAATACAAGCCTTATGGCGCTGGATTATCAAATGCTGAATATGCCCCTTTGTGTGAAGAGATGGGACGGGTGCTGTTTAGCTCAGAAATTTTCAATTGCAGCGCGCCTGATACAGGCAACATGGAAGTATTGGCGAAATACGGAAATGAAGAGCAGAAAAAGCAATGGTTAGAGCCACTGCTTAATGGCGAAATTCGTTCTGCCTTTGCCATGACCGAGCCAGCAGTTGCTTCAAGTGATGCGACTAACATTGAAACCTCAATTACCCGAGATGGCGATGAGTACGTCATCAACGGGCGCAAATGGTACACCAGTGGTGCCATGAACGAAAATTGCAAAATCATGGTGGTCATGGGTAAAACCGATTTTGAAGCTGCTCGTCATCAGCAACAGTCACAAATTTTAGTGCCAATGGATACGAAAGGGGTCTCCATTGTGCGCCCAATGGCCGCAATGGGTTATTTTGATGAACCTGTAGGGCATGCTGAAGTTTTGTTCGATAACGTACGTGTTCCAGTAAGTAATTTATTACTCGGTGAAGGTCGCGGTTTTGAAATAGCGCAAGGTCGCTTAGGCCCTGGCCGTATTCATCATTGCATGCGTTTAATTGGCTGTGCCCAGCGCGCCTTAGATTTAGCCTGCGAGCGAGTAGAACAGCGTGTAGCGTTTGGTAAGCCACTTAGCAAACAGCAGTCTGTGCGCGAAAGTATTGCACAAATGCATTGTGATATTGAGCAAGCGCGCTTACTAACGCTGAAGGCTGCCGATAAAATGGACAGATACGGCAATAAGGTCTCTCGAGATATTATTGCTGCTATTAAAATTGTTGCACCCAAAATGGCCTGTAAGGTTATTGACGAAGCTATTCAAATGCATGGCGCTGCCGGTACAAGTCAAGACTACGCCTTGTCAGCCATGTACGCGTATGCCAGAACCATTCGTCTAGCCGATGGACCTGACCAAGTGCACATGATGCAACTAGGTCGCAATCTGATTGCCGAAAAGAACGCTTAA
- a CDS encoding DsbA family oxidoreductase: MKKVTIDMVSDVVCPWCIIGYERLQKAIAQLDDIEVTIQFHPFELNPNMPQEGQDVREHIMEKYGLTPAQSDQNRKQLIDAGASVGFKFDYFDGMRMANTFNAHQVLHYAGENGKQEALKLRLFAAYFSERKNVNDIDVLVNEAVSVGLNEQEVSELLANQTYADVVREHENLWLQRGIQSVPTFVIGNSGVAGAQDPETLAQFIVQASTEQ; this comes from the coding sequence ATGAAAAAAGTAACGATAGATATGGTGTCAGACGTAGTTTGCCCTTGGTGCATTATTGGTTACGAACGTCTACAAAAAGCCATCGCGCAATTAGACGATATAGAAGTAACTATTCAATTTCACCCGTTTGAACTTAACCCGAACATGCCGCAAGAAGGGCAAGATGTTCGTGAACATATAATGGAAAAATACGGGCTTACTCCAGCACAAAGTGATCAAAACCGAAAACAACTTATTGATGCAGGTGCATCGGTTGGTTTTAAGTTTGATTACTTCGACGGCATGCGTATGGCGAATACCTTCAATGCACACCAAGTACTGCACTATGCAGGGGAAAACGGTAAGCAAGAAGCGCTAAAATTACGCTTATTTGCCGCCTATTTCAGTGAAAGAAAAAACGTGAATGATATAGACGTGTTAGTCAACGAAGCGGTGTCTGTGGGGCTAAACGAGCAAGAGGTAAGTGAACTTCTGGCCAATCAAACCTATGCAGATGTCGTTCGAGAGCACGAGAACTTATGGTTGCAACGTGGTATTCAAAGCGTACCTACTTTTGTGATTGGTAATAGCGGTGTTGCGGGTGCACAAGACCCAGAGACGTTAGCGCAATTTATTGTTCAGGCATCTACTGAGCAATGA